A genomic segment from Glycine soja cultivar W05 chromosome 18, ASM419377v2, whole genome shotgun sequence encodes:
- the LOC114397000 gene encoding serine/threonine-protein phosphatase 7 long form homolog, whose translation MASSSSCASSIQTRSGPIEGDVLWMQPKHVSEHVWNGEADRKLHIRRAVPTYQGEEQIPEAIVPLLRQCGFYWIIKMGYLKINAALISAFIERWRPETHTFHLRCGEATITLQDVSVLLGLRIDGTPLIGSTNLDWADLCEELLGVRPQEGELEGSVVKLSWLAHHFSHINIDEGNVEQLQRFTRAWILRFIGGVLFVNKSSSRVSLRYLQFLSDFEQCSTYAWGPAMLAYLYREMCSATDYKVKSIGGMCILIQMWAWERYATLAPKRTPPVIENKPLGHRWLRRGNQHIGNDDLRVFRFVGEPYTATVMGALPPICVVGSVAWFAVVPLICFHVVEWHQPDRVLRQFGLQQPIPGCPSQPQNLHGITLKGKQDENWFHLLAPIIGQWNNRAEFRVDVYPRQEGLLGYNSDYMVWYRRKTKMFVDPNNANTAALGEVVETLQYMVSPQGRNTWTVDDLVPYVDKLAIISEEQERITEPMSHGPASEREFPAPEFHILQSSVETRGIGRRREPVEAEQYSQQMMERGHGMYYTPTTFSEYPSQMYQYPFVGHDTDTSETSHSFGGVAETQAHFSWPTMTPSQQHDASMATPNAPFAPQWNVPGAIPDMGDLLGVDLRQEFSAEAEQAEAGRQRGGRRNPDRQARRWDTLKSKLIKSKLIQHLNPN comes from the exons ATGGCATCTTCGTCATCATGCGCATCAAGTATACAAACGAGGTCTGGTCCAATTGAGGGTGACGTTTTGTGGATGCAACCcaagcatgtttcagaacatgtttggaatggagaAGCAGACAGAAAACTACACATCAGACGAGCAGTGCCGACGTATCAAGGTGAAGAACAAATACCAGAGGCAATTGTTCCTCTGCTTCGGCAATGTGGGTTTTATTGGATAATTAAGATGGGATACCTAAAGATAAATGCAGCCTTAATTAGTGCGTTCATTGAAAGATGGAGACCTGAAACCCACACGTTTCACCTGAGATGCGGAGAGGCTACCATTACTCTCCAAGATGTGTCAGTCTTATTAGGTCTTCGTATTGATGGGACACCactaattggttcaacaaatcttgattgggccGACTTATGTGAAGAATTATTAGGAGTCCGACCACAGGAAGGCGAACTTGAAGGCAGTGTCgtcaaattaagttggctggctcaccatttttctcACATAAATATTGATGAGGGTAACGTtgaacaattacaaaggtttacccgtgcGTGGATCCTTCGATTCATAGGAGGTGTCCTCTTTGTTAACAAAAGTAGTAGCAGAGTTTCCTTAAGGTACCTACAATTTTTAAGTGACTTTGAACAGTGCAGCACGTATGCGTGGGGACCTGCCATGCTTGcgtatttatatagagagatgtgcagcgccaccgattacaaagttaaatcaatcggaggtatgtgcatcttaatccaaatgtgggcatgggaacgatatGCAACTTTAGCTCCAAAGAGGACGCCTCCCGtcatagaaaataaaccactcggacacag gtggctgcgacgtggaaatcagcatattggcaatgatgatcttagagttttccgt tttgtcGGGGAGCCATACACAGCAACTGTGATGGGAGCGTTGCCTCCAATTTGTGTGGTTGGAAGTGTAGCCTGGTTTGCGGTGGTGCCACtgatttgtttccatgttgttgagtggcaccaacccgatAGAGTTTTACGACAATTTGGATTGCAACAACCCATTCCCGGGTGTCCTTCGCAACCGCAGAATCTCCATGGCATAACgctcaaaggcaaacaagatGAGAATTGGTTCCACCTGTTGGCCCCAATCATTGGTCAGTGGAACAACCGAGCAGAGTTTAGGGTCGACGTTTATCCTCGACAGGAGGGCCTACTGGGTTATAACTCGGACTACATGGTGTGGTATAGGCGtaaaacaaagatgtttgtcgacccaaacaatgcaaacacAGCTGCATTG GGTGAAGTTGTGGAGACTTTACAAtatatggtgtcaccacaagggAGGAACACGTGGACggttgatgatctcgtgccttacgTGGATAAGTTAGCGATTATATctgaagagcaagagagaatcactgagccaatgtcacatggtccagcatcagAGCGTGAATTCCCAGCCCCAGAGTTTCACAttcttcagtcaagtgttgaaactcgggGCATAGGCAGACGAAGGGAGCCTGTTGAAGCCGAAcaatattcccaacaaatgaTGGAGCGTggtcatggaatgtattacacgccaaCAACATTTTCCGAATATCCttcacagatgtatcagtatccttttgTAGGTCATGATACTGATACTTCTGAGACCTCACATTCGTtcggtggtgttgcggaaacacaagctcatttttcatggcccactATGACTCCTTCACAGCAGCACGATGCCTCCATGGCAACACCTAACGCCCCATTTGCTCCGCAATGGAATGTACCCggagcaatacctgatatgggcgacttattaggtgttgatttgcgtcaggAGTTTTCTGCAGAGGCTGAGCAAGCAGAAGCGGGGAGACAACGCGGCGgaagaagaaatcctgatcgtcAAGCGCGAAGATGGGACACACTTAAATCCAAACTAATAAAATCTAAACTAATACAACACTTAAATCCAAACTAA